One Actinomycetes bacterium genomic region harbors:
- a CDS encoding class II glutamine amidotransferase, which translates to MCRWLAYSGEPLRASELVLHAKHSIVAQSLDSPLGAETVNGDGFGFGWYPKDPQAGNVPRLFRSIEPAWNDQNLRELTEAIESPLFFTHVRAAAGPPIQQSNCHPFRFENWLFMHNGALADFSSVKRDLTFAVDPSLYPNITGTTDSEVLFHLALSFGLREDPIAGMAKAIQMVESVGHQHGVDFPMQGTVAASDGATLWAFRYSSQGRTRSLFHSVDIEALQQMYPDVERLQVFGQRAHVVVSEPLTDVPGAFIEVPESTVAILDESGYHHRPFRPSRGSTST; encoded by the coding sequence ATGTGTCGTTGGCTGGCCTACTCCGGGGAGCCGCTGCGCGCCTCTGAGCTGGTGTTGCACGCCAAGCACTCGATCGTCGCTCAGTCGCTGGATTCTCCGTTGGGCGCCGAGACCGTCAACGGCGACGGGTTCGGCTTCGGCTGGTACCCGAAAGATCCGCAGGCAGGCAACGTCCCCAGGCTCTTCCGCAGTATCGAACCCGCCTGGAACGACCAGAACCTGCGCGAGCTCACCGAAGCGATCGAGTCCCCGCTGTTCTTCACTCACGTCCGGGCCGCGGCCGGCCCGCCGATCCAGCAGAGCAACTGCCACCCCTTCCGCTTCGAGAACTGGTTGTTCATGCACAACGGCGCCCTCGCCGACTTCAGCTCTGTCAAGCGCGATCTGACCTTCGCCGTCGACCCGTCCCTGTACCCCAACATCACAGGGACCACCGACTCCGAGGTCCTCTTCCACCTCGCGCTGAGCTTCGGCCTTCGGGAGGACCCCATCGCAGGTATGGCGAAGGCCATCCAGATGGTGGAGTCAGTCGGCCACCAGCACGGAGTGGACTTCCCCATGCAGGGGACAGTCGCCGCATCTGACGGGGCAACCCTGTGGGCCTTCAGGTACTCCTCGCAAGGTCGCACCCGCAGCCTGTTCCACTCCGTCGACATCGAAGCACTGCAACAGATGTACCCGGACGTCGAACGGCTACAGGTCTTCGGCCAACGCGCCCACGTCGTCGTCTCCGAGCCGCTGACCGACGTGCCCGGAGCGTTCATCGAGGTCCCCGAGTCCACGGTCGCCATACTCGACGAGTCCGGATACCACCACCGGCCATTCCGGCCCTCGCGAGGGTCCACCTCGACCTGA
- a CDS encoding ester cyclase yields MRREALANAIRACLTGDVGLCERVFTADVVCSSPTMAASSRDELETLLSSRADALSNIELSIDRLLDLEDAVAAEWHVAAAHARPFVIAEDTRLVADREMLVLTGATFADFSGVRISVIRHYFDRAALLEQLRAE; encoded by the coding sequence GTGCGACGTGAGGCTCTCGCCAACGCCATCCGCGCCTGTCTGACCGGCGATGTCGGCCTGTGCGAGCGGGTGTTCACCGCGGACGTCGTCTGCTCGTCCCCCACGATGGCCGCCTCCTCGCGCGACGAGCTCGAGACCCTGCTGTCCAGCCGGGCGGACGCGTTGTCGAACATCGAGCTGTCGATCGACCGGCTGCTCGACCTCGAGGATGCGGTGGCCGCCGAGTGGCACGTGGCGGCCGCCCATGCTCGTCCGTTCGTGATCGCCGAGGACACCCGGCTTGTTGCGGACAGGGAGATGCTGGTGCTCACGGGGGCGACCTTCGCGGACTTCAGCGGGGTTCGGATCTCGGTGATCCGCCACTACTTCGACAGGGCGGCTCTACTTGAGCAGCTGCGAGCGGAGTGA
- a CDS encoding PLDc N-terminal domain-containing protein — translation MKVLAEFGSGQVFWSMLWFFLFFIWIWLLITVFADIFRSPDMGGGAKALWTIFVIVLPYLGVFVYLIARGHKMQEHASRGRAGSGPW, via the coding sequence GTGAAGGTTCTCGCCGAGTTCGGCTCGGGGCAGGTGTTCTGGTCGATGCTGTGGTTCTTCCTGTTCTTCATCTGGATCTGGCTGCTGATCACCGTGTTTGCGGACATCTTCCGCAGCCCCGACATGGGCGGCGGCGCCAAGGCGCTGTGGACGATCTTCGTCATCGTGCTGCCCTACCTGGGCGTGTTCGTCTACCTGATCGCCCGCGGCCACAAGATGCAGGAGCACGCTTCTAGGGGTCGAGCTGGGTCCGGCCCGTGGTGA